TGCCTGCTGATGTAGATTGGGCCGCAATATGCCGTAGTTTGGGCTCTGTACGCTTCATATGAGCCAGCCCAACTTCTGCTGGCAGGCTGAGGGGACATCAGACATGGGGTCTCATCGCACGAAGGGATGCGAGTTAGAGGAAGTTGTTCAACTCAAAAAAAAAAGTTGGAGGAAGTTGTCTTTCGAAGCAAGTAGTGAAGGACATCCATGCTGGAACACAAGGGGCGTATGGAAATATCTGTAGTGAGATCAAGCATAGAGCTTTACATTTTaattgtaattttatttttgaaGGCAGAGCCTCTAATGGTGATGCCGATAGATTAGCCAAGTTTTCTCATTCTCTTGATCAGGGACAACATATCTGCTGATCCAACCCTATGATCCTATTTGTATCCCACTGCATGTGGATTATGATCAATAAAACTTGATGATACCCTAATAAAAAAGTTAGAGAAAGTTGTCTGGGAGCAACTTTTTTCccctaatttatttttattttttaattaaaaAAGATAATTGCCCAAGACCCGTCAATTACTGGCACATGTGACAGCGGGCGAGGCGGTGTGCGGGCCGTCGGCATGAGCGGCGGGCGGCGGCACGACCGCAAGGTGGTTTGGCAGCAAGCGGTGTGGGCGTTCCAGCATGGCAGTACGGCGGCATTCCACGCGGCAAACGATGAAGTTTAAGGCAGTTACTGGCCCGCCAGAAAGAGACGAAAAGATTATCTTTTCATAAACTTGCCGGAAGAAAATATCATTTTTACGGGATCCTCTAAAGTTATGAACACTTTACGGAAACTGTTGGAGAGGTTCTCTGCCCCAACTTCTGGTAAACAATGGTTAGTTTAGAGATAGAGGAGCTATTGGTGTTGCTCTAAGACTATTTCTGCTCAATTCCTATTTGGTACCTTAAGCGTGGGTTAGAGTGCATTTTGCAAaccggcgcacccacccccctcccccaatCGGCCCATGTACACCCTCATTTTGGGGGCGTTTTTCTTCTAGTTTTTCCCCAGCACTGGTTTTGCTGGTTTTCCTCAtttttgttttcattttcatgCTTATTTTTAgttgtctttttatttatttatttatattttccccttttataaaatttgtgaacctttttcaaattaaGGACTTTTttcaatttgtgaacttttttccaaatttcaTGAACCTTTTTCACATTTCGAGCTTTTTCATTATTTGTTAACTTTttccttttttgaaaagtcaaCGGTCAACTCTCAATGGTCAACGTTCAAGGTTACTGGTCGGCCGGTCAACAATCAGCGGTCACATGTCATCAGTTAACAGATTTAAAGCAAAGCACAACTGGGTCGACCCATATACTCCCATACGTGACTGTTAGGTATCTCTACTCGagaagttggtagtctcgcttcaagGTTTATTTTCGTCCGCTTTATTTTCATCTAGCCTTCCACCATCCCGTTGGTTTGGTTTTTTGTCTCACCTCGCACTGTCCGCCAAaccagccgcccgccgccgctatcttcctcctcTCCCGATTCCTCCAAAGCAGCCGCCGGCCTCCAACCCCACCGCCCACCTCGTCTCCCCCAATCCCGGCCTCCGCCCTCTACTCCTCTGCCGGCGCCCCCTTCCCTCCCCTCCCATTCTCTCCCCGTACGAGCTTCGGCCGCAGCAAGATCTGCCACGGTCGCACCGCTGCTTCCGCATCTGTGCCATCCTCCCGCATCCTCACCATCTCCCGCCCTCACGTCCAATCCGGATGCCACACCCCTCGCCACTACGTGAATCCCCTCTCGCTACTGCGTGAATCCCCTCCGCCAGATCTTGTGGTCCTCGCCATCACGCCGGGGGTTTGGGTCGCCATGAGGAGACGCGGGAGAAGTTCTGTAGGAGCATCGTCACCAAAGGCACCTGCAATGTCTCAGGGAGAACAAGAACGTCGCCGACAGTTTTGATCGATTGTACGATTCCTATATCAGCACCTAGCCCACCCATCTAATCTGCACCTACATGTGAGTTCTTTTCGTTTGTATGTGCTTATATTGGTGAATTTCTGATTTGATACTAATGTAATACCAACCTCTCTCTTGTTCTAACTTGGTGATTGGTCCCATAATTACCAGGCAAGCCGTGTATTCGCTTTAACAAGGAGGGTACTCTGTTGGCTGTCTCTACTGTTGATACTTGATAATGGTACCAAAGTTTTAGCAAATGCCGATGGTCTTCGGTTATTGCGCACACTGGAAGATCGTTCTATCGATGCTTCTCGTAGTGCATCTGACACTGTAACAAAGGTAGTTACTTTTCCCAAGAAACAACTTGAGATTGTTTTCCCCACATGCATGGATCAATCGTTTCTTATTGGTGCAGCCTCTAATAAATCCACTGACTGCTGGTGCCgtggaagccgccgccgccggtgcaACCAGTTCTGAACTGCTGCTCCATCAGCTATAACTGCAATGGTTTGTTTTGATCCAGATTCATTTGGTCTGTTCTATTATAAACAATTTACATTGCGATCCCAACTAACTTGATCGTACTCTGTACTTTTTTTGATGGAATGGGGACAACAGAAACTTGGTTGATGTAAAACCTGGAATAGCTGATGAGTCAATGCATAAGTCAAAGGTCTGGAAGCTTGTGGAGATAACTGATACAGCTCAGTGCAGATCATTAAAACTGGGTGATAGTATTAACACAGCTAAGGTGATACTTCTTCCCTTGCCTTTTACCTCTCTATATTTTTGAATATGCATCATTTTCTAGCAATCTTGTGGGTGCACTGCCAGTTATAAGATTGCTATTTTCTTAAATTAATTCACAGTGTGATTTCTACATGTAGAACACTGTTTTAGCTCTCGTTAGATGCTTGACGTTTGACAAGTGTCTTACGGACATGAACAATCATTATGACTGCTAAGTGAAGCTATATCTTCGGGATCCAATTCCAACCACGTCGACCAGAGCGGCTCCGCTATCGTCGCAGGCCGTCCAGTGCAAGAGACCACCGGACGGGCAAGCGCTTCGCGACACAGGTCAAGAAGCCACCACCTAAGACAACGATTGAAAAGGCGGCACCACCGTCGCCTCCCTTCAAACTCGCAGCCACCGCGCTGGCGGCGAGCTCGCACGCGCGCGTCGTCGACCAGCACCACCGCCGCAGATTACTCCCTACCGCCGCGCCACCTCGTCATCATCGTCGGTGGAGGACGACCCTGAATACGGTTACCTGCGGATGGTGCTAGAGCGTAGCGGGTTAATGTGCGCAATGCCGCCGCCGAACTGGCCGTTCAAGGGCCACTCCATGTCATCCCCGGTGGACCTGATCGTGTTCCACCTCCCCGCGGACGACTCCGACGACCGGCGCCAAGGTCCGCTCCGGCACCGGTGGAACCGGAAGCTCCTCTTCCACCTCACGCAAGAAAtcctcgccgtcctcctccacctcgACGACAACGGCGCCTCCTCCGCAACCAGACTCCACGGACCGGCGCTGCTATCGAAGGTGTGGAGCACGGTGAAGGCATTCCCGGCGGCGGACTGTAGGGTGGTGGGCGACATCGACGCGCTGGTGGTACTGGACCTACATGTCACCCAATTTTGTTGTCTTTGGGGAATAGATGATGACACATGGACACCATTCGGTGGCAGTTTGATGTTTTTCAGGAATGAATTCCACCCGTTATTCAATACTACTATGAGAAAAGTAGGGAAATGCTCACCCTCTGCTAAATGTACTGGTTCGTCTCGCGGTCTCACCCCCAAAAAcagaggagaggagaagggagctccTCTCTCACACTCGTCGGCTCCAAGGAGCCCCGCCGCCATGCATGGTGGAGAGGAGCAGGGAGCTCCGCCGCAACGTAAGGTTATATCCATTGTTGCATCTTGTAATTATTAATTTGGAATAAATCATGCAATTGGAATTTATATATGTTTTACTATCTTTTTTGTAGGCAAACCAAGTCTGCAACGTTTGAATATTATACTCAGTCAGTTGCTCGACTACTTACAGTCCTATTACTTGAGACTTATACTTGGTTAGCTGTCGTGTACATTATTCTGACATAAATGACACCATGTCTATGTGCAAGTCAGAAGGACCTGACCATCTAAAAAGATGTCAAATTAGTGTGGTACATGCTTCAGTACTGCAAGTTGGAGTAGCAAGTAAGTATACACATCAAATGAAAGTACTGCAAGTTGGAGTAGCAAGTAAGTATACACATCAAATGAAAGTACTGCTTTAGTACAACATGCTTCAGTACTGACCATCTAAAAAGATGTCTAATTAGTGTGCACGAATCATGTTAAAACCTGTAGTGCCTACTTGCGCATTGATACTCATACCTGACGGTGATAAAAGTTGCATTTTGAGATTCAATTCTTTGATTTATGATGCTCTGCCATATGCACAATGAGAACATATATCCTTCTTACTGATCTCTGTTTTTCTAAGTTGAAACTATTTCTTTGTTACTTGGTGTATGTGAAGTGCAATCATAGTCCTGTCACAAACTTGTTTGAGGAAGGCAAAAGACTGGCCTTTTGCAGGACAGAGAAAAGACCGGCTTATTTTAGTTCAACACAACATAGCAAGCTCAATATATATTAGTTAGCACATGGCAGGATGCAGACTAGCCATGTTCATTTGTCAACATTTATACTTTCCATTGTGTAGTTGAAGCACGCATAGGAGCGTCCCAGTTATGATGTATAgttcacaatgttgatttggtaAGTAGTTAGAAaacatatgtgatgtatatgtaaAAAGTTGTGCCTCATTCAATTCAGATAATTGATTTTCTGACTTTGCATATCGATAATTGAAAACGATGCATGACACACGTGTTAGTGAAATAGAACAGTATTAGTGTAGTCCGTGGCTTTGAAATATTTGAAATAGTGGTGTCACATAACTTCTTATAATCATGGCGTATATTCTAGGATCATAAAATTCTCTGAAATagtttatatattttttctttctctttttgttGTGAATATAAAATTTCAGGCTTTCTCTTATTGAAACACACAGAGTTCTTGATAAATGAGAAAGAGTCAGTTATGTCAACACCATGAGCACCCTTGAATAAAAgtttatgtcggtgtactagagtaggggtaccctagtatcccgaactcgtgcacgggcagttgcagcgccccgcggcaaggcttgccgggcgaccgccaagaccctccgtggttcccttgaagaccattcaagaacaaagtactcaaaccaaggccccggcaagaggagcttggcgggaaggccaacccaggccccggcaagaggatcttgccgggaagagacaagaccccggcaagaggagcttgccgggaaggccactcaaggcataccaagaaagcttgccgcgacgcgccctgcgtctcggcaagatccggcgagcgacaagcttacggacgcgacaagacgacgaccccggcaaggtactTGCCGGAGGCCAGTTGCCActatgtacccacgctccagcgcacccacccgcgtgtcgccatgaggcttcctcagggggcgcgtggcgggagcctgtgcagccaggggtacgtggtggcaagcggagatgaagagaaggccatcgtggcgaacggtggcgctcctaacggtcactttttgcactgtttaggcaattcagacaggcattcaatgctcttgtcccctgccgtcagagttaggtagggtgcactgtgtctacagtagcggtagctgcacctaccgcatccttttccatttttacccctctcgtctacgttgccacctgtcggtgaccccttgagagtataaaaggtggcccaagcgcaacgttgaagaggttcggccggttcggctcattcgaaacaccaggaacactcccacgctcagtctgatagcgtcgatcgctcctgagcaaggattcaatacacacaaacaagcagcagtagggttttacgcatccgtgcggcccgaagctgggtaaaactgctcgcgtgtactgcctcgatccgctctttgttcaacctccgccctcagcgaatcgaaaggggctcggtccgccgatccccataggtgttcgtggatcagtttccccgacatctttggcgcgccaagtagggggagcttcggcggcagctgttccgtccacttcaaggctcagctgttcttcatcgtcatggctcctaagaagcgggcgagcaaaagaacgacgccagtgcggcaacagaaaagctaagtcgtgcgaaactttagatatttcctttctatataaggttatccgcctcggagatcttgttctttgtatggaaaacctgtgcgcggaggaatcaactcgtagctagttgcgcccttactctgtttcgagtccgctcaacaacttaagtgagctgctagcgcccttactttgcttcgagtccgctcagcaacttaagtgagccgctagcgcccttactttgtttcgagtccgctcaacaacttaagtgagctgcaactagttgcgacaaggttgcttgtcggtagcgaccccgccagcaggctgctgaagttccgcactcggcgctcgcggcaagggtgcctgcaccggcaagtttccctagaaagcgtagggtggacgtacaaagagaggttgaacaggaagatagcatgcactatttatttgagatttctgcatagacctgtatgccaaggagccttctcggggctagttgcgctccatgttgcctcgagtccgctcggcaacttgtgcggttgcgctagaaccaagaaggtaaacctttccgggaggcgatgttcccgaatagccgctaagggcccgttccctcaagcgctgctggctggatcgtacgcaccggaaagcattccagcaggcatagggaatatgcagcaaaagtcaaaattcgcaagcgagttaagtgcacttTAGATGCTAATCACTTCTCATGTTTAaatgcagttatggcccgggggctggcaacgcccctaggaccaatctttttggtgtcaagaacaacgaagttcttcgccataagcctttccggcaacgatcttgccgggagccggtgtcaagaacgacgaagttcttcgccataagcctttccggcaacgatcttgccgggagccggtgtcaagaacaacgaagttcttcgccataagccttctcggcaacaagcttgccggaagccggcatcgagaacgtcaaagttctctgctggagataaaagccttctcggcaacaagcttgccggaagccggcatcgagaacgtcaaagttctctgctgaagataaaagcctttctagcaacaagcttgccggaagccggcatcgagaacgtcaaagttctctgctggagataaaagccttctcggcaacaagcttgccggaagccggcatcgagaacgtcaaagttctctgctgaagataaaagccttcctggcaacaagcttgccggaagccggcatcgagaacgtcaaagttctttgctgaagataaaagccttcctggcaacaagcttgccggaagccggcatcgagaacgtcaaagttttcTGCTggagataaaagccttcccggcaagccagtatcaccgggggctgcgctgggggctgctctgcgaagtgatggctggatctggcaaggtggtctcgggcgcgcctcctgtcatcgtagtgggctcgtcctcgatgaccaccacctgagccttggccctcttcgccgccctctgggccagagtcctgaaaagggagagtccagggtgggtcagatcagatgcaagacaacatcagcaagttgaagaactacaagaacaacaagggaatcttactcttcttcctcttcctcgtcggagctgagcgcggaaaggtcgaagttcggcccacctccggcacgacgaggtggaggggtgggatcccttggccgcttggcgggggctgcggcGCCAGCTCGAGACGTCCCCGCTTCAGTTGTCGCTGCGgcaggaggcgctcccgcggctaccgtacttgccgcggtagagtgcgtcgcgcgacgctgcggctgttggcccacttgccACCCTGCTACGTCGCcaaccctgcggaggcgccttcttggctgcgctgcgggccctgctcgcggcaagctcctcggagatggcgggccgctcgcaccctcggcgggctcgttcgactcggcgtcgggcgcggcgagctcttcttcctcttcgggctgctcccgttcggcaagactcatcgccaacgccgcgtccgcttcctccacggtgaacccgaattcacccgcggccgcggctgccgccgcctcttccgccctggtggcgatgcgctccatctcttgatcagtggtgtcgcgggtgaggagcttcttctcgtcagcattgaccgccacctccactaggctgtcgaagaactgctgcacgacgtcgccggcgggctcttgccaagttggagcgatcccgtgcgagtcacacaacggcatcatggcgcagatgcggtcgcgcgaggagttgttgcacagaggaacgacgcctgccggcaacctgaaccactcgggatgctgtgggtcatgcttgaatatctccttaagtatcccgtccaactctatgacggtgaaattgaagttgaggcctgggcgcaacctcatgatatctgccgggccttcaaattcccaggcgggtctccccctcgcctgcagaggggcgatccgccgacgaaggaaatctgcgccaacagctcctacggtcagcccggcaagcctgaggcgcaagatccgggtggtggcgatcttcaacttgtcatcgtccgcggacagagcgctccaatcattgcctcgcactgctggggcttggcgcagggcggtgaacggctgctggttctcctctacaacccagcaccagtttgctctccactcgtcccacttgctgcggagctccccctccagataggtctctttcttgccggctcgcgagatccaggcgatccccccggcaagggttgcccctctctcgacacggggcatgaagaaatggcggaagagagctacgttggggtggactccgacaaagttttcgcatagatgggcgaaaacttccatggtcaagacggcgttgggggtaaaatcaaggaggtggagcccgtaggtgttcatgatatcacaaaagaaatcagagaatggcggacagagcccgcagtagaagaacacggcaaagaaagggtacccgccaactggagcttcttgcgaggtgatggcagagagtacctttgtgcgcggatgcgcccgtgtctccgtcgaccagaagagatagtaccactcccttagatcctttgcggagagctcggggaggaaagtggcccgctctttccgcagcgcctcaagccgctgcgcttcggtcgacttcacagctttcgcggccttcccctttccgggcttcggagccatggcggaggcggtgggggagatcgacggcgctggtggtggcggcggcgacgggagcggagcgctgctctctttcgactttgaaaactaagaagggcggcggaggtttctgagattgcagcagcaaatggcgaagataggggaaatacccctgtttcccctgcttataaggaggagggggcggacgttgcgttctttccgaataaagaaccacccacgatctcccccacgacgccgtgattgacgcgtgccgttgcggggggtgcggtggatacggagcgagatttggtgtggacccaggccgcgcgtgcccgtgcactgttttgggcctggcccaacagcgctcggcaccgtgtatggctcaggcccgggggctcccgccggtgtactagagtaggggtaccctagtatcccgaactcgtgcacgggcagttgcagcgccccgcggcaaggcttgccgggtgaccgccaagaccctccgtggttcccttgaagaccattcaagaacaaagtactcaaatcaaggccccggcaagaggagcttgccgggaaggccaacccaggccccgacaagaggatcttgccgggaagagacaagaccccggcaagaggagcttgccgggaaggccactcaaggcataccaagaaagcttgccgcgacgcgccctgcgtcccggcaagatccagcgagcgacaagcttccggacgcgacaagacgacgaccccggcaaggtactTGCCGGAGGCCagttgccactctgtacccacgctccagcgcacccacccgcgtgtcgccatgaggcttcttcagggggcgcgtggcgggagcctgtgcagccaggggtacgtggtggcaagcggagatgaagagaaggccatcgtggcgaacggtggcgctcctaacggtcactttttgcactgtttaggcaactcagacaggcattcaatgctcttgtcccctgccgtcagagttaggtagggtgcactgtgtctacagtagcggtagctgcacctaccgcatccttttccatttttacccctctcgtctacgttgccacctgtcggtgaccccttgagagtataaaaggaggcccaagcgcaacgtagaagaggttcggccggttcggctcattcgaaacaccagaaacacttccacgctcagtctgatagcgtcgatcgctcctgagcaaggattcaatacacacaaacaagcagcagtagggttttacgcatccgtgtggcccgaagctgggtaaaactgctcgcgtgtactgcctcgatccgctctttgttcaacctccgccctcaccgaatcgaaaagggctcggtccgccgatccccataggtgttcgtggatcagtttccccgacagtttACAATCTGAGGTTCCCCTGGTAATAAATTTGATCATAATATGTATTCGTAATTTTTCTCACATAGATTTGTTTAGATATAAAATTGACTGTTCCCAACAATACATTGATTTCTTTTTGCAGGGAGAGATCTTGTAAGAACATAAGTGCcttagaagaaaagaaaaaggtaaGTTCCCATTGCATGTATTAATTAGCTTACTGAATTCTTTCCCTCAAGAAGAAATAGACTTAATCGCATATTTGTTGATGGATACCAACACAGGCTGCCAGTGGCCACTGGCCAGGCTGGGAGGATCAAACGGGTTGTGTGTTCACCGGACTCTAGCTTTTAGTGCGCTGCACAGTTTAGGGATGATTAATTTAGTGATTTATGCTTGGTTCTCGAATGATTCGATTTTATATGTGGATTTATGTATAAGCATTAGTTTATGTTGGAGCACTACCCTTTGCCCCCTTACTCATGGTTTATATTATCATGCACTTTTTGGGTGGATTCGTACAACAAGTCAAATGAGGCATCCGACTTAGCAAGCTCATGCTCTCGTTTTCCTTGAATTGCATCTAAGAGCAACTCAAAGTGTTGATTTACATCTGTAGTTATGTTCCCAATGTTGAGGTTAGTGATTTTCTTATAGCGGTGAATTTAATCTGGATGCTAATGAAAGTCTAGCTAGGACGAAATCTATCATGTTTCTGTCGGAAAAACTTGTGATCAATGGGTTTACTAAAATTGACTTTTGGTCTGTATTAATGGGCATTGGCTATTGTTGTCATTGGAATGCGCTTTCTTGTAGTAGTAGGTCAAGAGAACTTTTATGCATAACACAATGCCTTTCAGTTTATAGATTCATAACTGATAACTGTAATAATATTATTGAAGAGTATTTCCTATTAGATAACTAAACTTAACATCACAtctctttatttttgtttttccttcTGAGAACCTTAGAACCCTGCTTGGAAGACTATTTAACCCGTCATTTTTCTATTTATTGTTCAAAATTGCTTCCGTTAACATGATTATGAACACACAGGTTGTATATTTATTTTAATCGTGTGTACTTGTGACCTCACTTTTTATGCCTTCTGCTGGCATGTTGCTAACAAAATTTCTTgacatattttatatatatatatatatatatatatatatatatatatatatatatatatatatgtatgtatgtatgtatatcgcgctattcgtcaccctgggtgaggaatagttattcttcatccTCTCTATTTTGACGTCAATGCACCGCATTTTTAGGTTCCATAAATTTTGGCTTATTTCATACGTAAAAAGAGAACATAAGAAAATGTATAAtccccgtaaaaaatattttatgttacgtaaaattacgaacgtaaaacatagtgtaaaacatacataaaatgctNNNNNNNNNNNNNNNNNNNNNNNNNNNNNNNNNNNNNNNNNNNNNNNNNNNNNNNNNNNNNNNNNNNNNNNNNNNNNNNNNNNNNNNNNNNNNNNNNNNNNNNNNNNNNNNNNNNNNNNNNNNNNNNNNNNNNNNNNNNNNNNNNNNNNNNNNNNNNNNNNNNNNNNNNNNNNNNNNNNNNNNNNNNNNNNNNNNNNNNNNNNNNNNNNNNNNNNNNNNNNNNNNNNNNNNNNNNNNNNNNNNNNNNNNNNNNNNNNNNNNNNNNNNNNNNNNNNNNNNNNNNNNNNNNNNNNNNNNNNNNNNNNNNNNNNNNNNNNNNNNNNNNNNNNNNNNNNNNNNNNNNNNNNNNNNNNNNNCTAAGAGGACATAAAATGTTTTCCCAATTTTCCTTCCACCATTTGGTAAGCCTTTGTGGAATGGTCTGGGGAGGTTTGCAACATTGTCTACTCATCTGATGGAAATCTGTTTGTTCTCTATCATGTGATTCGCTTTGGAGCTGATGCAAAGGTACTCTTCTTTGCCTGGGTGTTGTATGTGGTTCAGTTTGCTGGTTTGGGTTTACACTGATCTTGCTTGCTCGGTTTTTGGTGTATAACCAGTTCGCAGGTCCTGCTATTTGATCAATGGATGCAACCCATGggggcatggagatgatggcaaggCATCACGCTGCGCTGACAGCGAGGAAAGTAACTTGGATGAAGGCAGCGGCAACGGGTGGTTGTCAAGGAAAGCGGCGTGGGGATGGGGAAGGTGGGTGGTGAGGGATGATTGGGTGGTGAATGGCAGCCGAGGAGACGGAGCGGCGGCGAGATTGGACGAGCTCGCCTTCGGAGTGCGTGTGAGGCAAGATTTCCTTCCCGGGTTGGCCGAGGGCCTCCTTGTGTATTTATTATTTCCGGTAGAAG
This portion of the Triticum dicoccoides isolate Atlit2015 ecotype Zavitan chromosome 7A, WEW_v2.0, whole genome shotgun sequence genome encodes:
- the LOC119330067 gene encoding uncharacterized protein LOC119330067 — its product is MRKVGKCSPSAKCTGSSRGLTPKNRGEEKGAPLSHSSAPRSPAAMHGGEEQGAPPQRKPSLQRLNIILKGPDHLKRCQISVVHASVLQVGVASFLLLKHTEFLINEKESVMSTP